In the genome of Palaemon carinicauda isolate YSFRI2023 chromosome 20, ASM3689809v2, whole genome shotgun sequence, one region contains:
- the LOC137660048 gene encoding antifungal protein-like has translation FPQFVALFSVLLLFGAAMADPLPEPEPGYGHGGHGHSGHGHGGHGGYGGHGGHGHGGHGHGGYGHGGHGGHGGHGGHGGYGGHGGHGHGGHGHGHGGHGYGR, from the exons TTTCCCCAGTTTGTTGCTTTGTTTTCTGTCCTTCTCCTTTTTGGAGCAGCCATGGCAGACCCTTTGCCCGAGCCTGAGCCAGGTTATGGCCATGGTGGACATGGCCATAGCGGACACGGCCATGGGGGCCATGGTGGATATGGTGGCCACGGAGGACACGGCCATGGAGGGCATGGTCACGGAGGAT ATGGTCATGGTGGACATGGAGGCCATGGTGGCCACGGTGGCCATGGAGGCTATGGTGGCCATGGAGGACATGGGCACGGTGGACACGGTCACGGTCACGGCGGCCATGGATATGGGCGATAA